From Zingiber officinale cultivar Zhangliang chromosome 5B, Zo_v1.1, whole genome shotgun sequence, the proteins below share one genomic window:
- the LOC121985506 gene encoding uncharacterized protein LOC121985506: MRFQFCIQPPDQLAFGTESSTVTFPSISRLLLIKKTWSLKFALSGKAQKLINARSDMLLDSVSPVLFQAALHVREKKLAKAKEVFISMQTYSRTNPNWSFLFVARLLSDIQNIFNHSGSCKFQAQSWAKRRGLSVI, from the exons TTTTGCATCCAACCTCCGGATCAGTTAGCATTTGGCACTGAGTCATCGACAGTAACTTTTCCTTCAATATCCAGATTGCTACTCATAAAGAAAACTTGGTCTCTCAAGTTTGCACTATCTGGGAAG GCTCAAAAACTCATCAATGCACGATCAGATATGTTGCTCGATAGTGTATCACCTGTACTCTTTCAAGCTGCTTTGCATGTTAGGGAGAAAAAATTGGCAAAGGCAAAGGAAGTCTTCATCAGTATGCAAACATATTCACGGACAAATCCGAACTGGTCCTTCTTGTTTGTGGCCAGATTGCTTTCTGatattcaaaatatatttaatcATTCAGGAAGCTGCAAATTTCAAGCTCAATCATGGGCGAAAAGACGAGGCCTTTCAGTAATATGA